A stretch of the Corylus avellana chromosome ca6, CavTom2PMs-1.0 genome encodes the following:
- the LOC132185798 gene encoding CLAVATA3/ESR (CLE)-related protein 12, with the protein MALKLSRMILFILLWLSLLLLLFHEFHSLKSKINHKQIPTISSYSSLISRHPLVISRKVLASKFDFTPFVKHHQQQRTHHRKPSPNEHVQPEPDPDPAESEIDPRYGVEKRRVPTGPNPLHH; encoded by the coding sequence ATGGCCTTGAAACTATCTCGAATGATCcttttcattcttctttggCTCTCTCTCCTCTTGCTATTGTTTCACGAATTCCATAGTCTCAAGTCCAAAATCAACCACAAACAAATCCCCACCATAAGCAGCTATTCATCGCTCATCTCTCGCCACCCTTTGGTCATCAGCAGAAAAGTTCTAGCCAGCAAATTCGACTTCACCCCATTTGTAAAACATCATCAACAACAACGCACCCACCACCGGAAACCTTCACCAAACGAGCACGTGCAGCCGGAGCCGGACCCCGACCCGGCTGAGAGCGAGATTGATCCGCGTTATGGCGTTGAAAAGCGCCGTGTCCCCACTGGTCCGAACCCGTTGCACCATTGA
- the LOC132184390 gene encoding uncharacterized protein LOC132184390 codes for MSSLAAARADNFYYPPEWTPSQGSLNKFHGQHALRERARKLDQGILIIRFEMPYNIWCGGCNSMIAKGVRFNAEKKQVGNYYSTKIWSFAMKSACCKHEIVIQTDPKNCEYVIISGAQRKIEEYDIEDAETFALPADEERGKLADPFYRLEHQEEDLQKKKEAEPVLVRLQRVSDARHSDDYALNKALRAQLRNQKKRVAEEEAVSRKRGLNIRLLPPAEEDAASAAHVKFSGKFDKNRKDKRALINAASIFSGSSGSSTSSKRQLGLESKRRRISAAAASNILGGGFKPSSWSQSAVTSRRRRGN; via the exons ATG TCTTCACTTGCAGCTGCTAGAGCAGACAATTTTTACTATCCTCCAGAATGGACCCCAAGTCAG GGTTCTTTGAACAAGTTCCATGGTCAACATGctctgagagagagagcaagaaaaTTAGACCAAGGAATACTGATTATAAG GTTTGAGATGCCCTATAATATATGGTGTGGTGGATGCAATTCTATGATTGCAAAGGGTGTTAGGTTCAACGCGGAGAAAAAGCAAGTGGGAAATTATTATTCTACAAAG ATATGGAGCTTTGCGATGAAGTCCGCCTGCTGTAAACATGAGATTGTTATTCAGACGGATCCAAAAAATTGTGAGTATGTGATCATCAGCGGGGCCCAACGAAAGATTGAGGAGTATGACATTGAGGATGCAGAGACCTTTGCACTCCCTGCAGATGAAG AAAGAGGTAAACTAGCAGATCCATTTTATCGTCTCGAACACCAAGAAGAGGATTtgcagaagaagaaagaagctgAGCCAGTGCTAGTACGCCTCCAGCGAGTATCTGATGCCAGGCATTCAGATGACTATGCCCTCAACAAGGCTCTTCGGGCACAACTTAGA aatcaaaagaaaagagttgCTGAAGAAGAGGCTGTTTCAAGGAAAAGGGGCCTCAACATACGACTGCTTCCACCAGCCGAAGAAGATGCTGCCAGTGCAGCCCATGTGAAGTTTTCCGGCAAGTTTGACAAAAATAGGAAGGATAAGCGAGCATTGATAAATGCTGCTTCTATCTTCTCTGGGTCATCTGGGTCTTCCACGTCCTCGAAGAGACAATTGGGGCTAGAATCCAAGAGAAGGAGAATTAGTGCAGCCGCTGCATCCAACATACTGGGAGGGGGTTTCAAGCCATCATCATGGTCACAGAGTGCCGTTACTTCACGGAGGCGTAGAGGAAATTAA
- the LOC132184453 gene encoding transcription factor TCP12 isoform X1, with translation MFPCSSGSNPFTIYMDHGKSSSGQEEHPSSYSPFVVDDDDHEQLFLSHLLSQQQLFVTTTTTAAASQAETENGVAAATDSKKEASVLADQQVPCKKKSKQTDPAARKRSGKKDRHSKICTAQGPRDRRMRLSLQIARKFFDLQDMLGFDKASKTIEWLFSKSKTAIKELMMMTQVKPTTTTTDQDANIINANVSVTSDSEMVSQNGDFLSRDKTNRKLHRVIARDSRDKARARARERTREKLIIRGLEISKQMGRHLCSSSTALEETDHHHHHDEIMKSANQIDSSFCCRRANGNSIFMTTQSAQDQNPSSIFVTDSSNPLHQNPSSNISATSNNSLHSYFLQHQFS, from the exons ATGTTTCCTTGCAGCAGCGGTTCCAACCCTTTTACAATATACATGGATCATGGAAAGAGTAGCTCAGGACAGGAAGAGCATCCCTCATCCTATTCACCTTTCGTTgtggatgatgatgatcatgagCAACTATTCCTGAGTCACCTTCTTTCACAGCAGCAGCTTTTTGTGACTACTACTACTACTGCTGCTGCTTCTCAAGCTGAGACTGAAAATGGTGTAGCCGCGGCAACAGATAGCAAAAAGGAGGCGAGTGTGCTGGCGGATCAGCAGGTTCCTTGCAAGAAGAAAAGTAAACAGACAGATCCGGCGGCCAGGAAGAGAAGTGGAAAGAAGGACAGGCACAGCAAGATCTGTACAGCTCAAGGCCCGAGAGACCGCAGAATGAGGTTGTCGCTTCAGATTGCGCGTAAGTTCTTCGATCTTCAAGACATGTTAGGGTTTGATAAAGCAAGCAAAACCATTGAGTGGCTTTTTTCCAAGTCCAAGACTGCAATCAAGGAGCTGATGATGATGACACAAGTGAAGCCAACTACTACTACTACTGATCAAGATGCTAATATTATTAATGCTAATGTCTCAGTTACGTCCGATAGTGAAATGGTTTCTCAAAATGGCGATTTTTTAAGCAGAGACAAAACCAACAGAAAACTACATAGAGTAATTGCAAGGGATTCCAGAGACAAGGCAAGAGCAAGAGCGAGGGAGAGAACAAGGGAAAAATTGATTATCAGAGGCCTTGAGATATCAAAGCAAATGGGTCGACACTTATGCTCATCTAGTACCGCCCTTGAAGAAacagatcatcatcatcatcatgacgAGATTATGAAATCTGCCAATCAAATCGATTCT TCTTTTTGCTGCAGAAGGGCAAACGGGAATTCAATTTTCATGACCACCCAAAGCGCCCAAGACCAAAACCCTAGTTCAATTTTCGTTACGGACTCCTCAAATCCTCTACACCAAAACCCTAGTTCAAACATTTCGGCCACTTCAAATAATTCCTTGCATTCTTATTTTCTACAACACCAATTCTCTTGA
- the LOC132184453 gene encoding transcription factor CYCLOIDEA isoform X2: MFPCSSGSNPFTIYMDHGKSSSGQEEHPSSYSPFVVDDDDHEQLFLSHLLSQQQLFVTTTTTAAASQAETENGVAAATDSKKEASVLADQQVPCKKKSKQTDPAARKRSGKKDRHSKICTAQGPRDRRMRLSLQIARKFFDLQDMLGFDKASKTIEWLFSKSKTAIKELMMMTQVKPTTTTTDQDANIINANVSVTSDSEMVSQNGDFLSRDKTNRKLHRVIARDSRDKARARARERTREKLIIRGLEISKQMGRHLCSSSTALEETDHHHHHDEIMKSANQIDSKGKREFNFHDHPKRPRPKP, encoded by the exons ATGTTTCCTTGCAGCAGCGGTTCCAACCCTTTTACAATATACATGGATCATGGAAAGAGTAGCTCAGGACAGGAAGAGCATCCCTCATCCTATTCACCTTTCGTTgtggatgatgatgatcatgagCAACTATTCCTGAGTCACCTTCTTTCACAGCAGCAGCTTTTTGTGACTACTACTACTACTGCTGCTGCTTCTCAAGCTGAGACTGAAAATGGTGTAGCCGCGGCAACAGATAGCAAAAAGGAGGCGAGTGTGCTGGCGGATCAGCAGGTTCCTTGCAAGAAGAAAAGTAAACAGACAGATCCGGCGGCCAGGAAGAGAAGTGGAAAGAAGGACAGGCACAGCAAGATCTGTACAGCTCAAGGCCCGAGAGACCGCAGAATGAGGTTGTCGCTTCAGATTGCGCGTAAGTTCTTCGATCTTCAAGACATGTTAGGGTTTGATAAAGCAAGCAAAACCATTGAGTGGCTTTTTTCCAAGTCCAAGACTGCAATCAAGGAGCTGATGATGATGACACAAGTGAAGCCAACTACTACTACTACTGATCAAGATGCTAATATTATTAATGCTAATGTCTCAGTTACGTCCGATAGTGAAATGGTTTCTCAAAATGGCGATTTTTTAAGCAGAGACAAAACCAACAGAAAACTACATAGAGTAATTGCAAGGGATTCCAGAGACAAGGCAAGAGCAAGAGCGAGGGAGAGAACAAGGGAAAAATTGATTATCAGAGGCCTTGAGATATCAAAGCAAATGGGTCGACACTTATGCTCATCTAGTACCGCCCTTGAAGAAacagatcatcatcatcatcatgacgAGATTATGAAATCTGCCAATCAAATCGATTCT AAGGGCAAACGGGAATTCAATTTTCATGACCACCCAAAGCGCCCAAGACCAAAACCCTAG
- the LOC132184239 gene encoding aspartyl protease family protein 2, giving the protein MASLSPLYLLLLLLLLIFDQCNSQNTTTTECLKLPLLHKRPFVSPTEALLWDYQRLSALHNRGDPKSPVVSGAPSGSGQYFVSLRLGTPPQTLQLVADTGSDLVWVKCSACKTDCSAATHVPGSAFLARHSSTFSPHHCFDSPCRLVPHPPRSHCNHTSRLHTPCRYQYSYSDGSLTSGFFSKETTTLNTSDGREAKLKSLAFGCGFRVSGPSLSGASFNGAHGVMGLGRGPISFSSQLGRRFGNKFSYCLMDYTISPPPTSFLTIGHNVVPRVSRISFTPLQTNPLSPSFYYIGIQSISVNGTKLPINPSVWSVDKLGNGGTIMDSGTTLTFLAEPAYRQVLAAFKRRVRRLPSVAEPTPGFDLCVNVSGVSRPNLPRLRFSLVGNSVFSPPSRNYFIETADQVICLAIQPVNSETGPSVIGNLMQQGFLLEFDRERSRIGFSRHGCALP; this is encoded by the coding sequence ATGGCGTCACTATCCCCACTctacctcctcctcctcctcctcctcctcatcttcGATCAATGCAACTCCCAAAACACCACAACCACGGAATGCCTGAAGCTACCTTTGCTTCACAAGAGACCTTTCGTATCCCCAACCGAGGCTCTCTTATGGGACTACCAACGCCTCTCAGCCCTCCACAACCGCGGAGACCCCAAGTCCCCTGTAGTCTCCGGCGCCCCCTCCGGCTCCGGCCAGTACTTCGTGTCCCTGCGCTTGGGCACCCCGCCTCAGACCCTCCAACTCGTCGCCGACACCGGCAGCGACCTCGTCTGGGTCAAGTGCTCCGCCTGTAAAACCGACTGCTCCGCTGCCACCCACGTCCCCGGATCCGCCTTCCTCGCCCGCCACTCCTCCACCTTCTCCCCCCACCACTGCTTCGACTCCCCGTGCCGGCTCGTCCCCCACCCGCCACGCTCCCACTGCAACCACACCAGCCGGCTCCACACCCCTTGCCGCTACCAGTACTCCTACTCCGACGGTTCCCTTACCAGTGGCTTCTTCTCCAAGGAAACGACGACGTTGAACACCAGCGACGGGAGAGAGGCCAAGCTGAAAAGTCTGGCATTCGGGTGCGGGTTTCGGGTTTCGGGTCCGAGTCTTTCCGGCGCGAGCTTCAATGGGGCCCATGGAGTGATGGGTCTTGGCAGAGGACCCATTTCTTTCTCGTCCCAGCTGGGTCGCCGATTCGGCAACAAGTTCTCGTATTGTCTCATGGACTACACCATATCTCCTCCTCCGACGAGCTTTCTGACGATCGGGCACAACGTAGTTCCAAGAGTCTCTAGAATTAGCTTCACGCCCTTGCAGACCAACCCTCTGTCTCCCTCATTCTACTACATTGGCATCCAGAGCATCTCTGTCAACGGCACCAAATTACCGATCAACCCCTCCGTCTGGTCCGTCGACAAGCTTGGAAATGGCGGCACCATCATGGACTCCGGCACCACGTTGACCTTCTTAGCCGAGCCGGCTTACCGTCAAGTTTTAGCGGCGTTTAAACGGCGAGTGAGGAGGCTACCGAGTGTGGCTGAGCCCACACCGGGATTCGACCTCTGCGTGAACGTGTCGGGGGTGTCGAGACCGAATCTTCCCAGGCTGAGGTTCAGCCTCGTCGGAAACTCGGTGTTCTCGCCGCCTTCGAGGAACTACTTCATCGAAACGGCGGACCAAGTCATTTGCCTGGCGATTCAACCCGTCAACTCGGAGACCGGGCCCTCGGTGATAGGGAATCTGATGCAGCAAGGTTTTCTCTTGGAGTTTGACAGGGAAAGGTCGCGGATCGGTTTTTCACGGCACGGCTGCGCTCTACCGTGA